GCCCCCTTCCTTCCGGAATTTCACCGTTCTTCCTGCCGGAACGATGCGTGCTCGATATCCGCTGGCCAGCCTCTCCGGAGGAATCCGGAAAGGAGAAAAGTCCGGACCAAAAGACGGTCCGACCTTCTTCTCTTGCCGTCCCCTTTCGGCTGGAGGTGGGATTTTCCGGGGGGCGGTCCATCGTTCTGGGCGGCATCTACGAACCGGATGGACGTTCCCTCTCCCTTTCTGCCCGGTCTTCTTCCGGCCCCCTTCTCTCGCGATGGGAGCAGATGCGCCCGGAGGTCGCAGAGGACCTTTCCCTCGTCCTGAATATTCGTCTTGCCGACCGGAGAAGAGGAAGGGGAGAGGGGGAAGAATGAGAACTCCCGAAAACAAAGGGTCGATCGCGATTGCGCTCGGATACCATCCCGAGAAAGACGATGCTCCGGTGGTTCTGGCGGCGGGTCAGGACGAAATCGCCAGAAAGATTCTGGAGATTGCCGCCGAATACCGGATCCCGGTCCGGTCCTCTCCCCGTCTGGCGGAATTCTTGATCCGGGTTCCGCCGGGACATCCGATCCCGGCGGAACTCTACCAGGCGGTGGCCCTTCTCCTGGCTTACCTCTATCGTTCGGCCGAACCGGGAGAGTTCAGTCCTCCGCCCCCAGGCGGGAGATGACGAGATCCTTGAGGACGGTCGGGGGAGAAAGGGAAAGATGGGCCATGACGAGGCGGGCGACGTCTTCGGGCTGGATCATGTCGCCGTGCGACACGCGTGCCCCTGCGGTCATGGGTGTGGCGACATATCCCGGACAGACGGCAAAGGCCTTGATCCCGAACCGGGAACCTTCCGCGAGAAGGGACTGCGTCAGGGCTCTCAGACCGAATTTCGACGCGGAGTAGAGGGAGGTCTGGGCCCAGGCTTCGAGCCCCGCGACGGAAGAAATGTTCACGATGGTTCCGTTCCGTTGGCGTTTCATCGTCTTCATGGCCAACCCCGAGAGGATGAAGGGCGCTTCAAGGTTCAGAGACATCAGGGAGCGAAAGTCGTCCCGGGTAATGTCTTCCACCGGCGACTGCTGCCAGGTTCCGGCGTTGTTCACCAGCACGTCCAGCCGACCTCCGGTCCAGTCCATCGTTTCGGCAAAAAGTCGTTCCGCTTCGCCGGGGAGGGCCAGATCGGCAGGGATCCCCCGGGCCTCGTTCCCCAGCCGGAGAAAGTTCTCCACGGTTTCCTGGAGAAGGGCTTTTCTTCTACCGGTCAGGACGGTCCGGAAGCCCTCCCGGGCCATCTCCCGGGCGATGGCAAGACCGATCCCCGAAGTGGACCCCGTCACCAGAACCGTTTTTTTCTGCATCTCTTTTCCTCCTGCTTCACTCGGCGTATTGTCATTCCTTCTCTGTTGTCCCCGTGTCTTGTCATGATAGACCGGACCGGACCGTTTTGCGACCCTGTTCCATGGCGGTCGTCTTTCTTGTGGGAGGCGGATCCGTGTGGTAACATGAAACAGTCGCAAACGAAAAAACGGAAAAACCGTTATTGATCGAAAACATTTGCGGAACCCTTGATGTGATGGTGAAAAGTCCGGGAAATTTCTTCCTCCGTCTTGCCTTGCCCGAAACGCGAAGCAGAGTGCAACTCTCTGCCGGTCGGAGGTTTTTGAGGGGTGTTCCCGTTTTTTTGGTTCTCCTGCTCTTCTTGTGCGTTCCGGTTCAAAGAGCGTATCCGGTGTCTCTTCCTTTGATCGATTTTTCAAAGGGTCCGGTTTTTTCCGTTCTGTCTGGGGCTGACGATGACAATCCGTTGGTCGGGGTCCGTCATGCTGTTTCTTCCGATCCCTGTTTCCACCCGGTCGACCTCTCCAAAAGCGATTCCCCGGACGTACTCACCTGTTCCCACGACGCTCCCCTGATCAAGATCCTTGCCGCGAAATCCTTTTCTGTCCTTGTCCCTGACCGTCTGGAAGAGGTCTTCCCTCACCGGAGGATGTTCCCTCCGGGTGTTTCTCCGGACAATGTTCCTGTCTTTCTCCTCCGGTCCTCTCCTCCCCCGAACCTTCTCCCCGTCTAGGGGTCCGTCTTCCTTTGTCCGGAAGACAGACCCGGTCCTTGTGGTTTGTGCTGTCCTGCGCGGAGGAGGTTCATGCGATTTTCGTTCTTTGTCATCACCGTCGCTGTTTTTGTCGCAAACGTTGCCTTTTCGCCTCCTCGGGTTTTTTCGTCGGAAAACGCCCCGAAGGGAGACGGGAGCGGCAAACAGCGGGAGGTTCGGGTTCTCAAGGTCTGGAAAAACCGGACACCGGTTGGGATTCGTCTGTTCGTCCGTCTTCGGATCGAGCCGGCTCCCGTTCCCGAAAAACCTCTCCTCTTGAAGGTCCGGGTGAACGGAAAGACGAAAGAATCGTTCCGGGTGGAGGGGGGACGCCCGACGATCGTCCTGGGGTTTCTTCCGGCCAGGAACGACCGGCTCTCCTTTGTCCTGGAAAAAAGGGAAAAACCCCGTTCTTCCGATTCCGGGA
This portion of the Leptospirillum ferriphilum genome encodes:
- a CDS encoding EscU/YscU/HrcU family type III secretion system export apparatus switch protein: MRTPENKGSIAIALGYHPEKDDAPVVLAAGQDEIARKILEIAAEYRIPVRSSPRLAEFLIRVPPGHPIPAELYQAVALLLAYLYRSAEPGEFSPPPPGGR
- a CDS encoding SDR family oxidoreductase produces the protein MQKKTVLVTGSTSGIGLAIAREMAREGFRTVLTGRRKALLQETVENFLRLGNEARGIPADLALPGEAERLFAETMDWTGGRLDVLVNNAGTWQQSPVEDITRDDFRSLMSLNLEAPFILSGLAMKTMKRQRNGTIVNISSVAGLEAWAQTSLYSASKFGLRALTQSLLAEGSRFGIKAFAVCPGYVATPMTAGARVSHGDMIQPEDVARLVMAHLSLSPPTVLKDLVISRLGAED